One window of the Granulicella arctica genome contains the following:
- the argC gene encoding N-acetyl-gamma-glutamyl-phosphate reductase: protein MANPAVNPHIAVAGVSGYAGAELARLLLHHPRLATVTFYGRAGEPSIPLTELHPQLVIPGRVTPQVLPFDWEKLAADHTDILFLALPHEQSREFAPEALARGIRVIDLSGAWRLQHEDLRAIYKLTDADPALAATLQAEAVYGAPELHRDGIATARLVANPGCYATSIILALAPLVESGLVDIEHGIICDSKSGVSGAGKAATAKTHFMYAADNLSAYNVFGHRHMGELLEQLHLEESQIQFTPHLLPIPRGILSTIYLRFLEPTTPEAVTKVFADFYKASPLVRLHPTPSLPQIQYVVRTNYCDLGFELAKDGKRLVIVSCLDNLLKGAAGQAVENMNLMCGWPEQEGLL, encoded by the coding sequence TTGGCTAATCCCGCCGTCAATCCGCACATCGCCGTCGCCGGGGTCAGTGGCTATGCCGGGGCCGAACTTGCCCGCCTGCTCCTCCACCATCCGCGCCTCGCCACGGTAACCTTCTACGGCCGAGCCGGGGAACCCTCGATCCCGCTCACCGAGCTTCACCCTCAACTGGTCATCCCCGGCCGCGTCACTCCCCAGGTCCTCCCCTTCGACTGGGAAAAGCTAGCTGCCGACCACACCGACATCCTCTTCCTCGCCCTGCCCCACGAGCAGTCGCGCGAATTCGCACCCGAAGCGCTCGCCCGCGGTATCCGGGTCATCGACCTCAGCGGAGCCTGGCGTCTGCAGCACGAAGATCTCCGCGCCATCTACAAGCTCACCGACGCCGACCCGGCCCTTGCCGCCACCCTTCAAGCGGAAGCGGTCTACGGTGCCCCTGAGTTGCACCGCGACGGGATCGCCACGGCCCGCCTCGTCGCCAATCCCGGCTGCTACGCCACTTCGATCATCCTCGCCCTCGCCCCGCTCGTTGAATCCGGTCTCGTGGATATCGAACACGGCATCATCTGCGACTCGAAGTCGGGTGTCAGCGGCGCAGGGAAAGCGGCCACCGCTAAGACTCACTTCATGTATGCGGCCGACAATCTCTCCGCTTATAACGTCTTTGGCCACCGCCACATGGGCGAACTTCTCGAGCAGCTTCACCTCGAAGAGAGCCAGATCCAGTTCACTCCGCATCTGCTCCCGATCCCACGCGGCATCCTCTCTACGATCTACCTGCGCTTCCTCGAGCCAACCACACCCGAGGCAGTCACCAAAGTCTTCGCAGATTTCTATAAGGCCAGCCCGCTGGTCCGTCTGCACCCCACCCCATCGCTCCCGCAGATTCAGTACGTCGTCCGCACCAACTACTGTGACCTCGGCTTCGAGCTTGCAAAGGACGGCAAACGCCTCGTCATCGTCTCCTGCCTCGACAATCTATTAAAGGGTGCAGCCGGTCAGGCAGTCGAAAATATGAACCTGATGTGCGGCTGGCCCGAACAGGAAGGCTTACTTTGA
- a CDS encoding arginine repressor: MKLQRHTVIRELLTASASAQTPVANQDELRRKLAERGFHVTQATLSRDIHDLRLSKGPTGYALPAALVNEDDLPGIRDVLRSFGLEVRQAGNLLVLITVTGGAQPIAAGIDYEDFPEVVGTIAGDDTVLIICPDVKQAAALKTRMEESIG, from the coding sequence ATGAAACTCCAACGTCATACCGTAATTCGTGAATTACTGACTGCGTCCGCCAGCGCACAGACGCCGGTGGCCAATCAGGACGAGTTACGCCGCAAGCTCGCCGAGCGTGGTTTCCACGTCACACAGGCTACGCTCTCTCGCGATATTCACGATCTGCGCCTGTCAAAAGGCCCTACTGGCTACGCTCTACCCGCCGCGCTCGTTAATGAGGATGACCTTCCCGGCATCCGCGATGTACTCCGCAGCTTCGGCCTTGAAGTGCGCCAGGCCGGCAACCTCCTCGTCCTTATCACCGTCACTGGCGGAGCCCAGCCGATCGCCGCGGGCATCGACTACGAGGACTTCCCCGAAGTCGTCGGCACCATCGCCGGAGACGACACGGTCCTCATTATCTGCCCCGACGTCAAGCAGGCAGCCGCTTTGAAGACCAGAATGGAGGAGTCCATTGGCTAA
- a CDS encoding aspartate aminotransferase family protein, with protein MKLEDIQAKESKLLLQTYARTPILFVSGHGVHLQDENGTDYLDLLSGIGVTALGYSHPAVTAAIVAQSNKLLHTSNLFYHEGTAPLAERLTRLSGLDRVFFCNSGTEAWEAALKLARAHALMLREQQGKNIGSKFLALTHSFHGRTIGSVATTHKEKYREPFAPVMPCVEFVEFDNVADLRAKFSNQICAICIEPVQGEGGIHPVSQEFFQTARELCDQTGALLMADEIQCGFGRTGKWFAYQHYGVLPDVTTIAKPIANGIPMGALLCTEAAAQSITPGMHGTTFGGGPLACAVATAVIDTIESTDLLAHVEDVGTYFRSQLEELATRHAAIVDVRGMGLMIGIELDSEALATEIAAEMLDRHIIINRTSETVLRFLPPYILERKHVDTAITALNELFTNHASSADTDAELEGEHLNG; from the coding sequence ATGAAGTTAGAAGACATTCAGGCGAAGGAAAGCAAGCTCCTCCTTCAGACCTACGCTCGCACCCCAATCCTCTTCGTCAGCGGCCATGGCGTTCACCTGCAGGACGAGAATGGCACCGACTACCTCGACCTGCTCAGCGGCATCGGTGTCACCGCGCTCGGCTACAGCCACCCAGCTGTCACCGCCGCCATCGTCGCGCAGAGTAACAAGCTCCTCCATACCTCGAACCTCTTCTACCACGAAGGAACAGCCCCGCTCGCCGAGCGCCTCACGCGCCTCAGCGGCCTCGATCGCGTCTTCTTCTGCAACTCCGGCACCGAGGCATGGGAGGCCGCGCTCAAGCTCGCCCGCGCCCATGCGCTGATGCTCCGCGAGCAGCAGGGCAAGAACATCGGTTCGAAGTTCCTCGCCCTCACGCACTCCTTCCACGGCCGTACCATCGGCTCCGTCGCGACCACGCACAAGGAGAAGTACCGCGAGCCCTTCGCCCCGGTCATGCCCTGCGTCGAGTTCGTCGAGTTCGACAACGTAGCCGACCTTCGCGCCAAGTTCTCCAACCAGATCTGCGCCATCTGCATCGAGCCCGTCCAGGGTGAGGGCGGCATCCATCCCGTCTCGCAGGAGTTCTTCCAGACCGCCCGCGAGCTCTGCGATCAGACCGGCGCACTCCTCATGGCCGACGAGATCCAGTGCGGCTTCGGTCGCACCGGCAAGTGGTTCGCCTACCAGCACTACGGCGTCCTTCCCGACGTCACCACCATCGCCAAGCCCATCGCCAACGGCATCCCCATGGGCGCACTGCTCTGCACCGAAGCCGCAGCGCAGTCCATCACCCCCGGCATGCACGGCACGACCTTCGGCGGCGGGCCACTCGCCTGCGCCGTAGCCACCGCAGTCATCGACACCATCGAATCCACCGATCTCCTCGCCCACGTCGAAGACGTCGGCACCTACTTCCGCAGCCAGCTCGAAGAACTTGCCACCCGTCACGCCGCCATCGTGGATGTCCGCGGCATGGGCCTCATGATCGGCATCGAACTGGATTCAGAGGCTCTCGCAACTGAGATCGCCGCTGAGATGCTCGATCGCCACATCATCATCAATCGCACCAGCGAGACCGTCCTGCGTTTTCTTCCGCCCTACATCCTTGAGCGCAAGCACGTCGACACCGCCATCACCGCTCTCAACGAACTCTTCACCAACCACGCATCATCCGCAGATACCGACGCCGAGCTTGAAGGAGAACACCTCAATGGGTAG
- the argB gene encoding acetylglutamate kinase, giving the protein MKFVVKLGGATLEDKALLHTCGKAIAELVKDGNQVAVVHGGGVQLTRTLAQMGKVSQFISGLRVTDAETRDAALMVLAGRVNKSLVASLGTHGQAAMGLTGGDGHVFRARKKKTEPDLGFVGEIAATDPRWLDAIWKMGAVPVISSIALGFDGEYYNINADEMAAACAICTNADALIFLTDVPGVKGADGAVMRWLTLKQIPALEAQAVITGGMLPKLHACRDALIGGVKRVRILPAEAAASLPDILSTRVNDGTEVMVA; this is encoded by the coding sequence TTGAAATTCGTCGTCAAGTTAGGCGGTGCCACGCTCGAAGACAAGGCCCTGCTCCACACCTGTGGCAAGGCCATCGCCGAGCTCGTCAAGGATGGCAACCAGGTAGCTGTCGTCCACGGTGGCGGCGTGCAACTCACCCGCACACTCGCCCAGATGGGCAAAGTCAGCCAGTTCATCTCCGGCCTCCGCGTCACCGATGCTGAAACCCGCGACGCCGCCCTGATGGTCCTCGCTGGGCGCGTCAACAAGTCGCTCGTCGCTTCCCTCGGCACCCACGGCCAGGCAGCCATGGGGCTGACCGGCGGTGACGGCCATGTCTTCCGCGCTCGCAAGAAAAAGACCGAACCTGACCTCGGCTTCGTCGGCGAGATCGCCGCAACCGATCCCCGCTGGCTCGATGCCATCTGGAAGATGGGCGCCGTCCCCGTCATCTCCTCCATCGCCCTCGGCTTCGATGGCGAGTACTACAACATCAATGCCGACGAGATGGCTGCCGCCTGCGCGATCTGCACCAACGCCGACGCACTCATCTTCCTTACCGACGTTCCCGGCGTCAAGGGTGCCGACGGTGCCGTGATGCGCTGGCTCACCCTCAAGCAGATTCCCGCGCTCGAAGCACAGGCCGTCATCACCGGCGGCATGTTGCCCAAGCTCCATGCCTGCCGTGACGCCCTCATCGGCGGCGTCAAGCGCGTCCGCATCCTCCCCGCCGAGGCAGCCGCCTCGCTTCCCGATATACTTTCTACCCGCGTCAACGATGGCACGGAGGTCATGGTCGCATGA
- the argF gene encoding ornithine carbamoyltransferase, whose product MGSKTISIAPGENPVPPAKASLGIQSDTAFTEASKRLAGRDLCSIADFTVDEMAAVMELAHAVKTNPEDFRHALDARQMVMFFEKASLRTRLTFEAAINTLGGNAIFVDQTQSPLGERESLGDMAHNIERWMNIIVLRTYSHDTITEMAACSRVPVINALSDLEHPCQAIADFFTLEERFGSVEGLQFAYVGDGNNVCHSLMLTAAQLGAHCTVATPKGFAPKLDIIHKAIEISEQTGGTITLTSDPIKAVTGVDAVYTDVCTSMGFEHEATKRAPIFAPYQVNEALMSHAKADAVFMHCLPAHRNAEVTNAVLDGPQSVVFDQAENRMHAQKALLLMLLGGAKRIPNNRNRHNR is encoded by the coding sequence ATGGGTAGCAAAACAATCAGCATCGCTCCGGGCGAAAACCCCGTACCACCAGCCAAAGCCAGCCTCGGCATCCAGTCCGATACTGCCTTCACCGAGGCATCCAAGCGCCTCGCCGGTCGCGATCTCTGCTCCATCGCCGACTTCACCGTAGACGAGATGGCCGCCGTCATGGAGCTCGCCCACGCCGTCAAGACCAACCCCGAAGACTTTCGCCACGCCCTCGACGCACGCCAGATGGTCATGTTCTTCGAGAAGGCATCGCTCCGCACGCGCCTCACCTTCGAGGCCGCCATCAACACCCTCGGCGGCAACGCCATCTTCGTCGACCAGACCCAATCGCCCCTCGGCGAGCGCGAGTCCCTCGGCGACATGGCCCACAACATCGAGCGCTGGATGAACATCATCGTCCTCCGCACCTACTCCCACGACACCATCACCGAGATGGCCGCCTGCTCGCGTGTCCCCGTCATCAACGCCCTCTCGGATCTCGAACACCCCTGCCAGGCCATCGCCGATTTCTTCACCCTCGAAGAGCGCTTCGGCTCTGTAGAAGGTCTCCAGTTCGCCTACGTCGGCGACGGCAATAACGTCTGCCACTCCCTCATGCTCACCGCCGCGCAACTCGGCGCACACTGCACCGTCGCTACTCCCAAAGGCTTCGCTCCCAAGCTCGACATCATTCACAAAGCCATCGAGATCAGCGAGCAGACCGGCGGCACCATCACCCTCACCAGCGACCCTATTAAGGCCGTCACGGGAGTAGACGCCGTCTACACCGACGTCTGCACCAGCATGGGCTTCGAGCACGAGGCCACCAAGCGCGCCCCCATCTTCGCCCCTTACCAGGTCAACGAAGCCCTGATGTCCCACGCCAAAGCGGACGCCGTCTTCATGCACTGCCTCCCCGCCCACCGCAACGCCGAGGTCACCAACGCCGTCCTCGACGGCCCGCAATCCGTAGTCTTCGACCAGGCCGAAAACCGCATGCACGCCCAGAAAGCCTTGCTCCTCATGCTCCTCGGCGGAGCCAAGCGCATCCCCAACAACCGCAACCGCCACAACCGCTAA